The genomic DNA CCGCATCCACTGCACCCTCACCAGGCACCACCCTAGTACGCTGCCCGGCCAACTCACACTGACGGCAGGTAGCTATTTCCTTATAAAGCTCGGTCAGTGCAGACATCCCTTCGGCCTGTTGCGATACTAACATAGCTCCTAATCCAAGTCAATCTGGAGCCGAACGCCATCGCTTGCCTCCCATTTTCCTCTGTGCTAAACTTTAGCCTGACTTGGCCCTGCCATTTCGGGAGGCTAATTGGGTAATTTGACGCCTAAGAATATTGTTCAAGAGTTAGATAAGTATATTATCGGTCAGCAAGAGGCAAAGAAGGCGGTAGCCATTGCCCTGTGTAATCGCGAGAGACGCAGGAAACTGCCGCCACAGATTCGCTCCGATGTCGTTCCCAAGAACATTCTGATGATAGGACCGACAGGAGTAGGAAAAACAGAAATAGCACGCCGGTTGGCAGCAATGATAGATGCTCCATTCATCAAGGTTGAGGCAACCAAGTTTACTGAGGTCGGCTATGTGGGCCGCGATGTAGAATCTATCATCCATGACCTCATAGAGGTAAGTGCCAGTAATATCTACCACGAAGAATTGAAGCAGATAGAGAGTAACGCAGAGAATTTGGCCACAGAAAGGCTCGTGGGTTATTTATGTCAACAGCTGGCACAACGGGGCAAGCAAGCTGCGGAGAAAGGTCAGCAAGTCCCTGGCGGTGTTTCTAAAGCATCAAAGCGTTCCCCGCCGGTCTGGCAGGGAGGAGGAAGGGCTACAATAACGCGTGAGAGACTGACCAAGCTTCTGGCCAGCCATAAACTGGAAGACCAGTTCGTCGAGATTGAAGTGGGTGATTCAGAACTGACAGTATCACTATTCGATCCCCGTTTGGATACAGACTTAGAAGATGACAACCTTTTCAACGAAATGTACAGAAACGCAAGAAGCCAAAACGGACAACGGAAGCGCAAGGTCCGGGTTAAAGAAGCAAGACGTATACTTATCAGAGAGGAGGCTAACAAGCTGCTTGATTTCGACCAAGTCGTAGAACAGGCTGTAAACAAGGTAGAGGAAGATGGCTTGGTATTCATCGATGAAATTGATAAAATCTGTGGCCCTAAGATGGATATGGGGAGAGATGTATCCGGGGAGGGAGTACAACGCGACTTGCTTCCGCTGCTGGAGGGCACGACAGTGATGACACGCTATGGTCCGGTGAAGACAGACCATATACTCTTTGTCGCCGCCGGTACCTTCTCGCAGAACAAACCATCAGAACTCATACCTGAACTTCAAGGCCGCTTCCCTTTAAGGGTGGAACTTAGTCCGCTGAGCCAGCACGATCTGGAGATGATTCTGGTAGAACCTCGTAACTCCTTGACTAAGCAGTACGAAGCACTACTGGCTACAGAGGGGCTCACTCTTACCTTCACTGAAGATGGAATTAGAGAGATAGCCCGTTTAGCAGTATTAATGAATGAGCGAACAGAGAGTATCGGCGCTCGGCGACTATTCACCATAATCGAAAGGTTAGTGGAAGACTTGAGCTTCACAGCCTCAGAGAGAAGGGGTGAGCAGGTAACAATAGATGCTAGCTACGTCCTGCAGCAGGTGGGAAGCCTGATCAGGGACGAGAATCTTAGCAGGTATATCTTGTGAGGTGATATGACACAACAGGCTACTACAAACGCAGTTTCCGTCAAATTGTTATTGGAGTCAGGGGCCCACTTTGGACACCAGGTTGGCCGGTGGAACCCCAAGATGAAGAAATACATCTTCATTGAGCGCAATGGTATTCACATTCTCAACCTGGAACTGACCATAGCGTTGCTGGAAAAAGCGTGCAGGTTTGTCACAGACCTGGCCTCTAATGGAGGGGACATCCTCTTCGTAGGCACGAAAAAGCAAGCCCAAGAGGCGATTGAGCAAGAATCTAAACGATGTGGCATGCCATACGTCAACCAGAGGTGGATTGGTGGTATGCTTACCAACTTCAATGTTATTCAAACGCGTGTTGATTATCTTGTCCACCTGGAAGACCAGAGGACAAGGGGATTCTTCCATCGGTTGCCCAAGAAAGAGGTATTAAAGTTAGAAAGAACTATCCAACGACTAAACCACCAGATGGGTAGCTTCAAGGAAATGACCAAGTTCCCCAGCGCTGTTTTTATTATTGACCCATCCAAAGAAAGGATTGCAGTAGCTGAGGCAAAGCATTTGGGAGTCCCCATTGTGGCCATCGTGGATACTAACTGCAATCCCGATGAAATTGATTACCCCATCCCATCCAATGACGACGCAGTAAGGGCAGTGAAGCTTATGTGCAGCAGGATGGCTGAGGCTGTGATCGAGGGGAAAAGAATCTTAGAGAAAGCAGAACAAGAAGGCGCAGAGATGGCTGGAGAGGAAGCGATTGAATCACTTGCCTCATTAACCTTTGTTCCTGAGGAGGAAAAGCGTCGTGGAGATTTCAGTGACCTTGATAAAGGAGTTACGGGATAAAACTAGCGCCGGTGTAATGGAGTGCAAGCATGCTCTTCAGGAAGCTGCAGGCGACCTGGATAAGGCATGTGGGATTTTGCAGGAAAGAGGCCTAGCTAAAGCAGAAAAGAAGATGGACCGTGTCGCCCTCCAAGGGCTAATCGAGGCATATGTCCATCCCGGGGGACGATTAGGGGCCATGGTTGAGTTGAATTGCGAGAGCGACTTCGTCGCCCAGACCAATGAATTCAAGGCTCTAGCCCATGACCTGGCACTACAGGTTGCAGCTAGTGCCCCACAGTTCATCTCCCCTGAGGAGATTCCTCAAGGGGCGGACCTGAATCCCGAGGAGGTTTGCCTTTTAGCTCAACCATTCATTAAGGATCAGGGAAGAAGAATCTCAGATATCATTGCCGACGTCTCAGCCAAGGTTGGTGAAAAGGTAGCCGTAAGCAGGTTTATCAGATTCGAGCTTTGTAAGTAGCACTGATAAGCGGGGCGGAACCCTTCGTGGCTAGAGGCCTAAATAGGATTGACTGGGAGTATTCTGAATCATGCCTTCAGCTAAGTACAAAAGAATCCTGCTAAAGCTCAGTGGCGAAGCCTTGATGGGTGGGGGCCAGTTCGGGATCGATGGAGAGATCCTGAAGATGGTCGCACAGCAAATCAAAGAGGTAAAAAAATCGGGTGTTCAGGTAGCCATAGTTGTGGGTGGAGGCAACATATGGCGCGGAGCTGACGCTGCAGCAGAAGGAATGGATAGAGCAGCCGCTGATTATGCCGGGATGTTGGCCACGGTCATAAATGCCTTGGCCCTTCAAGACGCACTGGAAAAGGAGGGGCTTGTTTCTCGGACCCAATCAGCAATTCCTATTCAGGCAGTGGCCGAACCCTATATCCGCCTTCGGGCCATTCGTCATCTAGAAAAAGGCAGGGTAGTGATTTTCGCGGCTGGCACCGGGAATCCCTACATGACTACAGATACCGCAGCAGCCTTGCGAGCGATTGAGATAAGAGCAG from Chloroflexota bacterium includes the following:
- a CDS encoding elongation factor Ts → MECKHALQEAAGDLDKACGILQERGLAKAEKKMDRVALQGLIEAYVHPGGRLGAMVELNCESDFVAQTNEFKALAHDLALQVAASAPQFISPEEIPQGADLNPEEVCLLAQPFIKDQGRRISDIIADVSAKVGEKVAVSRFIRFELCK
- the pyrH gene encoding UMP kinase, which translates into the protein MPSAKYKRILLKLSGEALMGGGQFGIDGEILKMVAQQIKEVKKSGVQVAIVVGGGNIWRGADAAAEGMDRAAADYAGMLATVINALALQDALEKEGLVSRTQSAIPIQAVAEPYIRLRAIRHLEKGRVVIFAAGTGNPYMTTDTAAALRAIEIRAEVLLMAKNKVDGVYTADPQKDPTAKKFDHLNHREALNLGLQVMDATAFSLCLENNLPIVVFDLHAPNSIQRAVAKELIGTLVSTGGAK
- the rpsB gene encoding 30S ribosomal protein S2 yields the protein MTQQATTNAVSVKLLLESGAHFGHQVGRWNPKMKKYIFIERNGIHILNLELTIALLEKACRFVTDLASNGGDILFVGTKKQAQEAIEQESKRCGMPYVNQRWIGGMLTNFNVIQTRVDYLVHLEDQRTRGFFHRLPKKEVLKLERTIQRLNHQMGSFKEMTKFPSAVFIIDPSKERIAVAEAKHLGVPIVAIVDTNCNPDEIDYPIPSNDDAVRAVKLMCSRMAEAVIEGKRILEKAEQEGAEMAGEEAIESLASLTFVPEEEKRRGDFSDLDKGVTG
- the hslU gene encoding ATP-dependent protease ATPase subunit HslU — encoded protein: MGNLTPKNIVQELDKYIIGQQEAKKAVAIALCNRERRRKLPPQIRSDVVPKNILMIGPTGVGKTEIARRLAAMIDAPFIKVEATKFTEVGYVGRDVESIIHDLIEVSASNIYHEELKQIESNAENLATERLVGYLCQQLAQRGKQAAEKGQQVPGGVSKASKRSPPVWQGGGRATITRERLTKLLASHKLEDQFVEIEVGDSELTVSLFDPRLDTDLEDDNLFNEMYRNARSQNGQRKRKVRVKEARRILIREEANKLLDFDQVVEQAVNKVEEDGLVFIDEIDKICGPKMDMGRDVSGEGVQRDLLPLLEGTTVMTRYGPVKTDHILFVAAGTFSQNKPSELIPELQGRFPLRVELSPLSQHDLEMILVEPRNSLTKQYEALLATEGLTLTFTEDGIREIARLAVLMNERTESIGARRLFTIIERLVEDLSFTASERRGEQVTIDASYVLQQVGSLIRDENLSRYIL